In Cheilinus undulatus linkage group 16, ASM1832078v1, whole genome shotgun sequence, one DNA window encodes the following:
- the LOC121524147 gene encoding lactose-binding lectin l-2-like: MLLLLFLFGLALAAPPPSDEPDLLVQRGGCPEFWYSFNGRCYKYISTPMAWADAEIHCVSEKANLVSIHSQGEQNFIKSLVRNFDPSERTTWIGLSDVHKEGNWLWSDGSAVDFDFWHTGQPDNYQDTEDCADMNWGPQLKWNDVPCSAMIPFVCVARTMCNCG; the protein is encoded by the coding sequence atgctgctgctcctcttctTGTTCGGCCTGGCTCTGGCTGCTCCACCTCCTTCAGATGAACCTGATTTGCTGGTACAGCGTGGAGGCTGTCCCGAGTTCTGGTACAGCTTCAACGGCCGCTGCTACAAGTACATCTCCACTCCCATGGCCTGGGCCGATGCAGAGATCCACTGCGTGTCAGAGAAAGCCAACCTGGTGTCCATCCACAGCCAGGGGGAGCAGAATTTCATCAAAAGCCTTGTCAGGAACTTTGACCCTTCTGAGAGAACAACCTGGATCGGACTCAGTGACGTCCACAAAGAAGGAAACTGGTTGTGGTCAGATGGGTCTGCAGTCGACTTTGACTTTTGGCACACAGGACAGCCAGACAACTATCAAGACACTGAAGACTGTGCAGACATGAACTGGGGCCCACAGTTGAAATGGAATGACGTGCCGTGTTCCGCCATGATTCCTTTTGTTTGTGTAGCTCGCACAATGTGTAATTGTGGGTAA